The sequence ttcaacatgtagaagtagaaagtacaggtattgtattcaacatgtaagaagtagaaagtacaggtatttgagttcaacatgtaagaagtagaaagtacaggtatttgagttcaacatgagagaagtagaaagtacaggtatttgagttcaacatgtgagaactagaaagtacaggtatttgagttcaacatgtaagaagtagaaagtacaggtatttgagttcaacatgtaagaagtagaaagtacaggtatttgagttcaacatgagagaagtagaaagtgcaggtatttgagttcaacatgtaagaagtagaaagtacaggtatttgagttcaacatgtaagaagtagaaagtacaggtatttgagttcaacatgtaagaagtagaaagtacaggtatttgagttcaacatgtcagaagtagaaagtacaggtatttgtattcaacatgtaagaagtagaaagtacaggtatttgagttcaacatgtaagaagtagaaagtacaggtatttgagttcaacatgtaagaagtagaaagtacaggtatttgagttcaacatgagagaagtagaaagtacaggtatttgagttcaacatgagagaagtagaaagtacaggtatttgagttaaacatgagagaagtagaaagtacaggtatttgagttcaacatgagagaagtagaaagtacaggtatttgtgttcaacatgtgagaagtagaaagtacaggtatttgagttcaacatgagagaagtagaaagtacaggtatttgtgttcaacatgagagaagtagaaagtacaggtatttgagttcaacatgtgagaagtagaaagtacaggtatttgagttcaacatgtgagaagtagaaagtacaggtatttaggttcaacatgtgagaagtagaaagtacaggtatttaggttcaacatgtgagaagtagaaagtacaggtatttgagttcaacatgtaagaagtagaaagtacaggtatttgagttcaacatgtaagaagtagaaagtacaggtatttgagttcaacatgtaagaagtagaaagtacaggtatttgagttcaacatgtgagaagtagaaagtacaggtatttgtgttcaacatgtgagaagtagaaagtacaggtatttgagttcaacatgtaagaagtagaaagtacaggtatttgagttcaacatgtaagaagtagaaagtacaggtatttgagttcaacatgtgagaagtagaaagtacaggtatttgagttcaacatgtgagaagtagaaagtacaggtatttgagttcaacatgagagaagtagaaagtacaggtatttgagttcaacatgtgagaagtagaaagtagaggtatttgagttcaacatgtaagaagtagaaagtacaggtatttgagttcaacatgagagaagtagaaagtacaggtatttgggttcaacatcaaatcaaatcaagttttatctATATAGCACTTTTATAAACGATgtctggtggagccaaagtgctacataaaataaaaatagcctacagtcgagacactttacagcaaatacaacaacacagattgttcagaatatcagtatgagaaaaaactacaccctctgtccttagaccctctgtccttagaccctctgtcctcagaccctctgtccttagaccctctgtccttagaccctctgtccttagaccctctgtcctcagaccctctgtccttagaccctctgtccttagaccctctgtccttcgaccctctgtccttagaccctctgtcctcagaccctctgtcctcagaccctcacatcgtacaaggaaacacttccagagaaaccccacagttaaagggaacatgggagaaacctcaggagagcagcagaggaggatcctctccaggacggacagactgcaatagatgccgtgtgtaaatccaagagataatacatgtcACAGCATacagaccgaatgttaggaaatgcatgtgtctgtgatgagaagatgaatccacgaggatgtctgcagtcctgtgggagccatcagggaagcagaatgtaagaagtcaaagtaaaaagtggtcATAAAAATAAgtagagtaaagtactgatgccagagaaatgtacttaagtacagtaacgaagtatttgtactccactacttcccattCACAATATAACCCTCCAAACTCTGTTCAACCACCTGATTGGCTCGTATTAGATAAGACCAGCCTTTTTAAAGTTTGTCAGCCAATCAGATGGCCGTGTGAgctggtgttgttgttgttgtaggaaTCATCTGAGAGCACCAACACCACCATCGAGGACGAAGACACCAGAGGTAACAGAACTGtctttattattacattatactattgttattatttattatttattattgttattattctgTGTGTCTCTCAGTGAGGAAGCAGGACATCATTAAAGTGACGGAGCAGCTCATCGAGGCGATCAGCAACGGAGACTTTGAGAGCTACACGTAAGACTCTTATTGTGAAAATCCACCCATTGTGGAGTAGTCTGTGCTCTTGTTGTGAAAACCCTGTGCTTCCTGCTGTAAGAtgtgctcttattgtgaaaatcCTGTGCTTCCTGCAATAAGAtgtgctcttattgtgaaaaccCTGTGCTTCCTGCTGTAAGAtgtgctcttattgtgaaaatcCTGTGCTTCCTGCAGTAAGAtgtgctcttattgtgaaaaccCTGTGCTTCCTGCAGTAAGAtgtgctcttattgtgaaaaccCTGTGCTTCCTGCAGTAAGAtgtgctcttattgtgaaaaccCTGTGCTTCCTGCAGTAAGAtgtgctcttattgtgaaaaccCTGTGCTTCCTGCAGTAAGAtgtgctcttattgtgaaaaccCTGTGCTTCCTGCAGTAAGAagtgctcttattgtgaaaaccCTGTGCTTCCTGCAGTAAGAtgtgctcttattgtgaaaatcCTGTGCTTCCTGCAGTAAGATGTGCGACCCCTCCGTGACGGCCTTTGAACCCGAGGCTCTGGGGAATCTGGTCGAAGGCCTGGACTTCcaccgcttttattttgaaaactgtGAGCAGActgtagaggcttctcaatactcaaatccccctcctcaactcctcgactcctcgactcctcgactcctcgactcctcgactcttcgactcctcgactcctcggtcctccggtagtgacccggaaatgaatttcagcgcgccattttgaaggacgtctcatttctctaaatgcggaccgaggaccgagcatcgagcgtcgaggaggctctctggaggagctctaaccgaggagagaggagagaggaggctctctggaggagctctaaccgaggagagaggagagaggaggctctctggaggagctctaaccgaggagagaggagagaggagagaggaggctctctggaggagctctaaccgaggagagaggagagaggagagaggaggctctctggaggagctctaaccgaggatacactgatggttcctccacgggtcctccgcggatgcatttccgggaacggtggaggcgtgacgcatggctggacttatctcagccaatcacagctctgcatcccctggatattattttggaaactgctctcatcgcaacgcgatgtttccagagagaacagctgtgaggtccgtgcagaaagcagagcagcgtgtacaatatatatcactcattataccgcactctcaatgaatgcaaagtaaatatgtgggggaacaatgttcagctgatctaacagagattataaaatatgacaaaacactcgacagctgatgcagctgatgccacgtcataatgaatggacgtcgctttaatatgaccgctcagaggagaggagttctcacttctttaaacgtctgctgcttcccctcctctctcctcgcttcccctcctctctcctcgcttcccctcctctctcctcgcttcccctcctctctcctcgcttcccctcctctctcctcgcttcccctcctctctcctcgcttcccctcctctctcctcgcttcccctcctctctcctcgcttcccctcctctctcctcggttcccctcctctctcctcgcttcccctcctctctcctcggctcccctcctctctcctcgcttcccctcctcggtcctccgctcgcatctcctgtgggcgggactaagtctcgaggaggggagtcgaggaggggagtcgaggaggggacatttaagaattgagaagcctctcatcTCCTGTAACATTATAAGACTCTTATTGTGGTACTTCCTGTGTGTAACGCTGTGTCCCCTCCCCCTCAGTGTGGTCTAAGAACAGTAAGCCGGTGCACACCACCATCCTGAACCCTCACATCCACCTGGTGGGCGAGGAGGCCGCCTGCATCGCCTACATCCGGGTCACTCAGTACATCGATGCTAATGGCACGCCCCGCACCGCCCAATCAGAAGAGACCAGAGTCTGGCACCGCCGGGACGGGAAGTGGCAGATCGTCCACTTCCACCGCTCAGGATCCCCCTCCACGCTCAGCAAGTGAGGGtgtgctcttattgtgaaaatcTCCCCCTCCAGGCTCAGCAAGTGAGGGtgtgctcttattgtgaaaatcTCCCCCTCCACGCTCAGCAAGTGAGGGtgtgctcttattgtgaaaatcTCCCCCTCCAGGCTCAGCAAGTGAGGGtgtgctcttattgtgaaaatcTCCCCCTCCAGGCTCAGCAAGTGAGGGtgtgctcttattgtgaaaattTCCCCCTTCACGCTCAGCAAGTGAGGGtgtgctcttattgtgaaaatcTCCCCCTCCAGGCTCAGCAAGTGAGGGtgtgctcttattgtgaaaatcTCCCCCTCCAGGCTCAGCAAGTGAGGGtgtgctcttattgtgaaaatcTCCCCCTTCACGCTCAGCAAGTGAGGGtgtgctcttattgtgaaaatcTCCCCCTCCAGGCTCAGCAAGTGAGGGtgtgctcttattgtgaagATCTCCCCCTCCACGCTCAGCAAGTGAGGGTGTGCTCATATTGTGAAAATCTCCCCCTTCACGCTCAGCAAGTGAGGGtgtgctcttattgtgaaaatcTCCCCCTCCAGGCTCAGCAAGTGAGGGtgtgctcttattgtgaaaatcTCCCCCTCCACGCTCAGCAAGTGAGGGtgtgctcttattgtgaaaatcTCCCCCTTCACGCTCATTAAGTGAGGGCGTGCTCTCATTGTGAAAATCTCCCCCTCCACGCTCAGCAAGTGAGGGtgtgctcttattgtgaaaatcTCCCCCTTCATGCTCATTAAGTGAGGGcgtgctcttattgtgaaaatcTCCCCCTCCACGCTCAGCAAGTAAGGCTAGTCTGCACTCTTATTGTGATAATGTTCCTAGTGTTAAAAAGTAGTCTgcgctcttattgtgaaaatgTTCCTAGTGTTAAAAAGTAGTCtgtgctcttattgtgaaaatcTTCCTATTGTTAAAAAGTAGCCTGCGTTCTTATTGTGAAAATCTTCCTAGTGTTAAAAAGTAGTCtgtgctcttattgtgaaaatcTTCCTAGTGTTAAAAAGTAGTCTgcgctcttattgtgaaaatcTTTAAACAAGTGAGGGGCGGGGCTTCTGTGATATTTACTAAGCTGTGAAAATCttgttttttgaaaatgtttttgttCCTCCAGCTGACTGCCTGAGGGGGCGGGACTTTGATGGGGCCACAGGCGTCGCCTTGACAACTGATTGATTGACAGCGGGCTGGGCATGTGACATCACACAGGAAGTTTGAGAGGAGAGGGGTGGGGCCAGCGTTGCACAATCAGCCAATCAGCTTCCTCTTCTCAGCTCTTTGGACTCCAGCCACGCCCCCTTGTGCTCAGCCAATCAGCTGCTCCGAATGTAACGACGCGTGGAAACCTCGTAACTCCGTCAGGATGATTGACAGGACAGAGGACCGCCTTAACACAGCTGTAATTAGATCTTAATTAGCCCCCAAACACCTCAATATTTGAATGAATTCTGGAGATACGAGGTTTCCTGAAACTGTGTTTACTCTTTATACTGGTCGCCATGGTTACTAATTACTATTAGACCCGTTATCTCTTTAAGACAACCAATTAACACATATGTAATTAATGACGTCAGGTG is a genomic window of Pseudochaenichthys georgianus unplaced genomic scaffold, fPseGeo1.2 scaffold_1294_arrow_ctg1, whole genome shotgun sequence containing:
- the LOC117440883 gene encoding calcium/calmodulin-dependent protein kinase type II subunit alpha-like isoform X2, with amino-acid sequence MCDPSVTAFEPEALGNLVEGLDFHRFYFENLWSKNSKPVHTTILNPHIHLVGEEAACIAYIRVTQYIDANGTPRTAQSEETRVWHRRDGKWQIVHFHRSGSPSTLSK
- the LOC117440883 gene encoding calcium/calmodulin-dependent protein kinase type II subunit alpha-like isoform X1 produces the protein MCDPSVTAFEPEALGNLVEGLDFHRFYFENLWSKNSKPVHTTILNPHIHLVGEEAACIAYIRVTQYIDANGTPRTAQSEETRVWHRRDGKWQIVHFHRSGSPSTLSN